A single region of the Austwickia chelonae genome encodes:
- a CDS encoding wax ester/triacylglycerol synthase family O-acyltransferase, which produces MTSTERIFLRLERDGFPMDVVGITVLEPSGKTELTYDAVRLVIARVLDEAPYLSRRVSQAPLGIGEDKWVDDPHLDLDHHVQEVFCPGQGSERDLLDLVLDLTADPLDRSRPLWQVWLVHGMAERRSALVLRGHHALTDGLGFMRLYQSIFEADPPSDPAEQALHSPTVGIGDKAGSPGPTRPFISRSTGYEPPALLRAAVEIPQRAAITVRTSMRIARTLTGIAPRAVDRATRRMRNRLPGGQLSPERPAAASTGGRSAGRPLKLPPFVPSLTDHPPVTRFNRHIKDTGRAMAVLSLPLDQVQTARGAHPGSTLNDVILAVVSGALRAYLAEFDEVPDRPLVTTCPVSVRTRREGDGDRSGGNAFTAIWVDLPVHLADPVERLAAVHARSSQAKSGLPRSRASWDVLSDVGDLLLPGVVSAAMAFAGSRPFHLIPPTQNLSVSTMRGSADPLYFCGRKVEHLYARTIICPPVYLFIHAISYDGKLEIGILSARELLPDPDAVAHHMRTELEALLEHISARASRGIA; this is translated from the coding sequence ATGACCAGCACCGAGCGCATCTTCCTGCGACTGGAGCGCGACGGCTTCCCGATGGACGTCGTCGGCATCACCGTGCTCGAGCCCTCCGGGAAAACCGAACTGACCTACGACGCTGTCAGGCTGGTCATCGCACGGGTCCTGGACGAAGCTCCCTACCTGAGTCGACGGGTCTCCCAGGCCCCGCTCGGGATCGGGGAGGACAAGTGGGTCGACGACCCCCATCTGGACCTCGACCATCACGTCCAGGAGGTCTTCTGCCCCGGACAGGGCAGCGAACGTGACCTGCTCGATCTCGTCCTAGACCTCACCGCCGATCCCCTGGACCGCTCCCGGCCGCTCTGGCAGGTGTGGTTGGTCCACGGCATGGCCGAACGACGGAGCGCACTGGTTCTACGCGGCCATCACGCCCTGACCGACGGGCTGGGTTTCATGCGGCTCTACCAGTCGATCTTCGAGGCCGACCCGCCGTCGGATCCCGCAGAACAGGCGTTGCACTCACCCACCGTGGGCATCGGGGACAAGGCTGGCTCCCCCGGACCGACCCGTCCCTTCATCAGCAGGTCGACCGGGTACGAACCGCCCGCCCTGCTGCGAGCCGCCGTGGAGATCCCCCAACGGGCCGCGATCACCGTTCGGACAAGCATGCGGATCGCTCGTACGCTGACCGGGATCGCACCCCGCGCAGTGGACCGAGCCACCCGCAGGATGCGAAATCGCCTTCCTGGTGGGCAGTTGTCACCTGAAAGGCCTGCCGCAGCATCGACCGGTGGACGGTCGGCCGGTCGCCCGCTGAAGCTTCCTCCGTTCGTCCCCTCCCTCACCGATCACCCTCCAGTGACCCGGTTCAACCGGCACATCAAGGACACCGGACGAGCCATGGCCGTCCTGAGCCTCCCGCTGGACCAGGTACAGACTGCACGAGGAGCCCATCCCGGATCGACGTTGAACGATGTGATCCTCGCGGTGGTCAGCGGGGCGCTGCGCGCCTACCTGGCGGAATTCGACGAGGTCCCGGACCGGCCCTTGGTGACCACCTGCCCGGTGAGCGTCCGCACCCGCCGGGAGGGGGACGGTGATCGATCAGGCGGGAATGCCTTCACTGCGATCTGGGTCGACCTTCCAGTACATCTCGCCGATCCGGTCGAGCGGCTCGCCGCTGTGCACGCCCGGTCGAGCCAGGCCAAGAGTGGCCTCCCCCGTTCGCGGGCGTCCTGGGACGTGCTCTCGGACGTAGGGGATCTGCTGCTGCCCGGGGTGGTCTCGGCGGCGATGGCCTTCGCGGGTTCACGGCCATTCCATCTCATCCCACCGACCCAGAACCTCTCGGTGTCGACGATGCGCGGTTCGGCAGACCCGTTGTATTTCTGCGGACGCAAGGTGGAGCACCTGTACGCCCGCACGATCATCTGCCCGCCGGTATACCTTTTCATTCATGCGATCAGCTATGACGGAAAGCTGGAGATCGGCATTCTTTCTGCTCGCGAGTTACTTCCCGATCCGGACGCTGTCGCCCACCACATGCGCACCGAACTGGAGGCTCTCCTGGAGCATATTTCAGCTCGGGCGTCGCGCGGCATTGCTTGA
- the soxR gene encoding redox-sensitive transcriptional activator SoxR — MSRRLTMHDMLPIGNMSERSGIPVPTLRFYEDQGILTSYRTRGNQRRYPRHVLRRLAFIKAAQQFGMSLADIRASLEHLPQNDVPSESDWKHLTGIWQRSLQERIDHLTAMRDSLDCCMGCGCLSTARCPLVNPDDICAKEPLQSRRRKSARTEQALSRRSPRR; from the coding sequence ATGTCACGTCGGCTGACCATGCACGACATGTTGCCGATCGGCAACATGTCAGAACGCTCGGGGATCCCAGTTCCAACCCTGCGTTTCTATGAAGACCAAGGCATTCTCACGTCATATCGAACACGCGGGAACCAGCGTCGATATCCACGACATGTCCTCCGTCGCCTTGCCTTCATCAAGGCTGCTCAACAATTCGGCATGTCGCTGGCCGACATCCGCGCTTCCCTCGAACACCTGCCCCAGAACGATGTGCCCTCCGAAAGCGATTGGAAACACCTCACCGGGATCTGGCAACGCTCCCTCCAGGAGCGCATCGACCACCTGACCGCCATGCGGGACAGCCTCGACTGCTGCATGGGGTGCGGATGCCTCTCCACCGCACGCTGCCCACTCGTCAACCCCGACGACATCTGCGCCAAGGAGCCCCTGCAGAGCCGACGCAGGAAGTCCGCTCGTACCGAGCAAGCGCTCAGCCGTCGCTCGCCCCGACGTTGA
- a CDS encoding VOC family protein, producing MGVLFSPCLSFDGTCREAMEFYRDTFGGSLEFATFGQYGAVHGEGAERVLHSHLITRSGFVLMAVDSLESAGRPPRPNGQLSLSGPRGEEMAGYLDRLCDGGEVVESFQKQPWGDEFGTVVDRYGVVWSINVGASDG from the coding sequence ATGGGTGTGCTCTTCAGTCCCTGTCTGAGCTTCGACGGCACTTGCCGGGAGGCCATGGAGTTCTACCGGGACACCTTCGGGGGGTCTCTCGAGTTCGCCACCTTCGGTCAGTACGGGGCGGTGCATGGAGAGGGGGCGGAGCGGGTGCTGCACAGTCACCTGATCACCCGATCGGGCTTCGTCCTGATGGCGGTGGATTCCTTGGAGTCGGCGGGGCGCCCTCCTCGGCCCAACGGGCAGCTTTCGCTCAGCGGGCCTCGCGGTGAGGAGATGGCGGGATACCTCGACCGCCTCTGCGACGGGGGTGAGGTCGTCGAATCCTTCCAGAAACAGCCCTGGGGGGATGAGTTCGGAACGGTGGTGGACCGCTACGGGGTGGTCTGGTCGATCAACGTCGGGGCGAGCGACGGCTGA
- the ptsP gene encoding phosphoenolpyruvate--protein phosphotransferase produces MTTAPSSAPGLRLIAPVSGVLVPIEQVPDPVFAQKMVGEGISIDPLSSSLLAPCDGEIAHLHPSQHAVTVRTAEGLEILLHIGLDTVQMRGEGFTARVELGDKVTTGQPLIDFDMDKIAVEAKSLLTQVVIANSDQITSLVPATGVAQAGDDVVATITLAAGDTTDTAGTTPTGRTVTSPAVLVPNPTGLHARPAAALATAAKRFESQILLRRGEESANAKSVMAIMAMSVSLRDKVQISATGADAEKAAADLSRAIAEGLGEAGVSALPDDPEAAPVSSPAAATPYGEPLIRRRSEDPNVLLGVSASPGLGVGTIVQIRKDEIEVEEFAHDRHAERRALTDALDRAAVQLKSLRDKMAKEADDDKAQIFEAHQALLTDPDLLDIAISGIDKGKSAPYAWRAAYTVYADRLAGLKNEILAGRANDVRDVGRRVLEELTGHKAEGPVIVEGSVLIAEDLTPSDTASLDTSKVVGFATVGGGATSHVAILARSMDIPAIAGIEAKALELATGSRVVLDGAAGTLRINVSDDEITQIRERQARAAERKQRDLAEAQSPAVTTDGRAIEVVANIGSAQDARAAAEVGGEGVGLLRSEFLFLDRATAPTEDEQYEAYRAAAEALSPGQPLVIRTLDVGGDKPLPYLPLPREENPFLGERGIRVGLNRPDVLRTQLRAILRASTTGAKLHIMFPMIATLEDLRAAKGVLEEERELLGVDPVPVGIMVEVPSTAVMARQFAAECDFFSIGTNDLTQYTLAMDRGHPTLAPQVDALNPAVLGLIAQTVEAAHAHGRWVGVCGGVASDPQATAILVGLGVDELSVSVPAIPTVKAQVRALNVERAREIAAQALAANTAADVRALVPYEQY; encoded by the coding sequence ATGACGACTGCACCGTCCTCTGCGCCTGGACTGCGCCTCATAGCGCCGGTCTCAGGTGTGCTCGTCCCCATAGAGCAGGTACCCGACCCCGTCTTCGCCCAGAAGATGGTCGGCGAAGGTATCTCCATCGACCCGCTCTCCTCGAGCCTGCTAGCCCCGTGCGACGGCGAAATCGCCCACCTGCACCCCAGCCAGCACGCCGTCACCGTGCGGACAGCCGAAGGACTGGAGATCCTCCTCCACATCGGGCTGGACACCGTCCAGATGCGTGGCGAAGGCTTCACCGCCCGCGTCGAACTGGGCGACAAGGTCACCACTGGGCAGCCGCTCATCGACTTCGACATGGACAAGATCGCCGTCGAGGCCAAGAGCCTGCTCACCCAGGTCGTGATCGCCAACTCCGACCAGATCACTTCACTCGTCCCGGCCACCGGAGTGGCCCAGGCCGGCGACGATGTCGTAGCCACCATCACCCTCGCCGCAGGTGACACGACCGACACCGCCGGCACAACACCCACCGGGCGCACGGTCACCTCCCCGGCAGTGCTTGTCCCCAACCCGACCGGTCTGCACGCCCGACCGGCCGCTGCCCTGGCCACCGCCGCCAAGCGCTTCGAATCGCAGATCCTGCTGCGCCGCGGCGAGGAGAGCGCCAACGCCAAGAGCGTGATGGCGATCATGGCCATGTCCGTCAGCCTGCGCGACAAGGTCCAGATCAGCGCCACCGGCGCCGACGCCGAAAAAGCCGCCGCAGACCTCTCACGCGCCATCGCCGAAGGCCTCGGCGAAGCCGGGGTCAGCGCGCTGCCCGACGACCCCGAAGCTGCGCCCGTCAGCTCACCGGCCGCCGCGACCCCCTACGGCGAACCGCTCATCCGGCGTCGTTCCGAGGACCCCAACGTCCTCCTCGGCGTCTCGGCCTCACCAGGCCTGGGAGTCGGCACCATCGTCCAGATCCGCAAGGACGAGATCGAGGTCGAAGAGTTCGCACACGACCGCCACGCCGAACGCCGCGCCCTGACCGACGCCCTCGACCGGGCCGCCGTTCAACTCAAGTCGCTGCGCGACAAGATGGCCAAGGAAGCCGACGACGACAAGGCACAGATCTTCGAGGCCCACCAGGCCCTGTTGACCGACCCCGACCTGCTCGACATCGCCATCTCCGGCATCGACAAGGGCAAGAGCGCCCCCTACGCCTGGCGGGCCGCCTACACCGTCTACGCCGACCGTCTGGCCGGGCTGAAGAACGAGATCCTCGCCGGGCGAGCCAATGACGTCCGCGACGTCGGCCGCCGCGTGCTCGAGGAGCTCACCGGGCACAAGGCCGAAGGGCCGGTCATCGTCGAAGGCTCGGTCCTCATCGCCGAAGACCTGACCCCCAGCGACACTGCTTCGCTGGACACCAGCAAGGTCGTCGGCTTCGCCACCGTCGGCGGCGGAGCCACCAGCCACGTGGCCATCCTGGCCCGCTCGATGGACATCCCCGCCATCGCCGGCATCGAGGCCAAGGCCCTCGAACTGGCCACTGGCTCCCGCGTTGTCCTCGACGGTGCCGCAGGAACCCTGCGTATCAACGTCAGCGACGACGAGATCACCCAGATCCGCGAACGCCAGGCCCGCGCCGCCGAACGCAAGCAGCGCGACCTCGCCGAAGCCCAGAGTCCAGCCGTCACCACCGACGGTCGCGCCATCGAGGTCGTCGCCAATATCGGCAGCGCCCAGGACGCCCGCGCAGCCGCAGAGGTCGGCGGCGAAGGAGTCGGGCTGCTGCGCAGCGAATTCCTCTTCCTCGACCGGGCCACCGCCCCCACCGAGGACGAGCAGTACGAGGCCTACCGGGCTGCGGCTGAGGCGCTCTCCCCCGGCCAGCCGTTGGTCATCCGTACCCTCGACGTCGGCGGCGACAAGCCCCTGCCCTATCTGCCCCTGCCCCGCGAGGAGAACCCCTTCCTCGGCGAGCGGGGCATCCGGGTCGGGCTGAACCGCCCCGATGTGCTGCGCACCCAGCTGCGGGCCATCCTGCGTGCCTCCACCACCGGCGCGAAATTGCACATCATGTTCCCGATGATCGCCACCCTCGAAGACCTGCGCGCCGCCAAGGGCGTGCTCGAGGAAGAGCGTGAGCTCCTCGGGGTCGACCCGGTGCCCGTCGGCATCATGGTCGAAGTACCTTCCACCGCCGTCATGGCACGTCAGTTCGCCGCCGAATGCGACTTCTTCTCCATCGGCACGAACGACCTCACCCAGTACACCCTCGCGATGGACCGGGGACACCCCACACTGGCACCGCAGGTCGACGCGCTCAACCCTGCAGTGCTGGGCCTGATCGCCCAGACCGTCGAAGCTGCCCACGCCCACGGGCGCTGGGTCGGTGTCTGCGGCGGTGTGGCCTCCGACCCGCAGGCCACCGCCATCCTCGTCGGGCTGGGAGTGGACGAACTGTCCGTCTCCGTCCCCGCGATCCCCACGGTGAAGGCGCAGGTCCGCGCCCTCAACGTCGAACGTGCCCGTGAGATCGCCGCACAGGCCCTGGCTGCGAACACCGCAGCCGACGTGCGCGCACTCGTCCCCTACGAGCAGTACTGA
- the ptsG gene encoding glucose-specific PTS transporter subunit IIBC, protein MSTVATQSEKTSGSTGATDEKNGLGSRIFAEMQRLGKSLMLPVSVLPVAGILLGVGMASLKGIETNGWQVPEAVTLLFQIMQNSGDPIFAALPLIFAIGVALGMTKNDGVSALAATVGFLVMIATMGVIGKARGIIVPLNDKLPKADQKPPFSMFGIETISTGVFGGIIIGLVAGYLFNKYYRISLPPYLGFFAGKRFVPIVTAFAAIAVGVVLAFVWPPVQNGINSFGAWASNSQTWAAVWLYGTVERSLIPFGLHHIWNAPFFYELGECTKPDGTVLHGWLNCFYYKPEYGVLGGGFLFKMFGLPGAALAIWKTAKPENRVRVGSIMFSAALTSFLTGITEPLEFSFMFVAPLLYVAHIILAGLSFPIMFLLGGRLGYTFSQGGIDYLLYFALDQKPWLVLLVGPIYFALYYVVFATLIKWRDLKTPGREDAVAESAVTGGSTNDFARQLVLAFGGRSNITDLDACITRLRVGVKDISRADQAKLKALGAAGVLVVGRNMQAIFGTRSENLKTDMEEYLSTAGDDADLSEADVADVVYEAPAATQPKLRDPEAPQKVEIWLGALGHRSNIVKVEEAGETRLRIVIRENAPVDEDALRAAGVLGIAQITDTTLHLIVGLNADQYATEMRAQLSKEPKTV, encoded by the coding sequence ATGTCCACTGTGGCCACTCAGTCGGAGAAGACCTCCGGCTCGACGGGGGCGACCGACGAGAAGAACGGGCTCGGATCCCGGATCTTCGCCGAGATGCAACGCCTCGGTAAGTCCCTGATGCTCCCGGTGTCCGTCCTCCCGGTCGCCGGCATCCTGCTCGGCGTCGGTATGGCGTCCTTGAAGGGCATCGAGACCAACGGATGGCAGGTGCCCGAAGCGGTCACCCTGCTCTTCCAGATCATGCAGAACTCCGGAGACCCGATCTTCGCCGCGCTGCCGCTGATCTTCGCGATCGGTGTCGCGCTGGGTATGACGAAGAACGACGGTGTGTCCGCGCTGGCCGCGACCGTCGGCTTCCTCGTCATGATCGCGACGATGGGGGTCATCGGTAAGGCCCGGGGCATCATCGTCCCGTTGAACGACAAGCTGCCGAAGGCCGATCAGAAACCGCCGTTCAGCATGTTCGGCATCGAGACCATCTCCACCGGTGTCTTCGGCGGCATCATCATCGGCCTGGTCGCCGGGTACCTGTTCAACAAGTACTACCGGATCAGCCTGCCCCCTTACCTGGGCTTCTTCGCCGGTAAGCGGTTCGTGCCGATCGTCACCGCCTTCGCCGCCATCGCGGTGGGTGTCGTTCTGGCCTTCGTCTGGCCGCCCGTCCAGAACGGGATCAACTCCTTCGGTGCATGGGCTTCCAACAGCCAGACCTGGGCCGCGGTGTGGCTCTACGGAACGGTCGAGCGTTCGCTGATCCCCTTCGGCCTGCACCACATCTGGAATGCGCCCTTCTTCTACGAGCTGGGCGAGTGCACCAAGCCTGATGGCACCGTGCTGCACGGCTGGCTGAACTGCTTCTACTACAAGCCCGAGTACGGCGTGCTCGGCGGTGGCTTCCTGTTCAAGATGTTCGGTCTGCCCGGTGCAGCTCTGGCCATCTGGAAGACGGCCAAGCCGGAGAACCGTGTCCGCGTCGGTTCCATCATGTTCTCGGCCGCGCTGACCTCGTTCCTGACCGGTATCACCGAGCCGCTCGAGTTCTCGTTCATGTTCGTGGCGCCGCTGCTGTACGTCGCGCACATCATCCTGGCCGGGCTGAGCTTCCCGATCATGTTCCTGCTCGGTGGACGTCTGGGTTACACCTTCAGCCAGGGTGGTATCGACTACCTGCTCTACTTCGCACTGGACCAGAAGCCCTGGCTGGTGCTCCTCGTCGGACCGATCTACTTCGCGCTGTACTACGTGGTCTTCGCCACGCTGATCAAGTGGCGTGACCTGAAGACCCCGGGCCGTGAGGACGCCGTCGCCGAGAGCGCCGTCACCGGTGGCTCGACGAACGACTTCGCCCGCCAGCTGGTGCTCGCCTTCGGTGGCCGTTCCAACATCACCGACCTCGACGCCTGCATCACGCGTCTGCGTGTCGGGGTGAAGGACATCAGCCGCGCCGACCAGGCCAAGTTGAAGGCGCTCGGGGCTGCCGGTGTCCTGGTCGTCGGCCGCAACATGCAGGCCATCTTCGGCACCCGTTCGGAGAACCTGAAGACGGACATGGAGGAGTACCTGTCCACTGCCGGTGACGACGCCGATCTCTCCGAGGCCGATGTCGCCGATGTGGTCTACGAGGCGCCTGCTGCGACTCAGCCGAAGCTGCGTGACCCCGAGGCCCCGCAGAAGGTCGAGATCTGGCTGGGTGCCCTCGGTCACCGCAGCAATATCGTGAAGGTCGAGGAGGCCGGGGAGACCCGTCTGCGAATCGTCATCCGGGAGAATGCCCCGGTCGACGAGGATGCTCTGCGCGCTGCCGGTGTTCTGGGCATCGCGCAGATCACCGACACCACGCTGCACCTGATCGTCGGGCTCAACGCCGATCAGTACGCGACCGAGATGAGGGCTCAGCTCTCCAAGGAGCCGAAGACCGTCTGA
- the amrB gene encoding AmmeMemoRadiSam system protein B, translated as MAANRPPAAAGRQYPAEARELTDLIRSQLAQGRADMALDPEHPPKAVLVAHSDYSHCGHGSAAAYARVEVARSNIRKVVLLGPVQQDPPRGIALTGYEAFSTPLGDVPVDQQAARALAEALPEIVHTDDEAHRREISLEVQLPFLQEVLDEFTFVPLAVGRAIPVEVAAVLDLLWGGEETLVVASSALSRSLRQEEARAVDEVTIGQILDGRGALTAEQASGATPVNGLLLAVQNHRLIPELLDTSNSGDTGGDPLKVTGHASFVFRPSND; from the coding sequence ATGGCCGCCAACCGACCGCCGGCAGCGGCCGGCAGACAGTATCCAGCCGAGGCTCGCGAGCTGACCGATCTGATCAGATCACAGCTCGCTCAGGGACGTGCCGACATGGCGCTCGATCCGGAGCACCCGCCGAAAGCCGTTCTCGTGGCGCACAGCGACTACTCCCACTGCGGTCACGGCTCCGCCGCCGCCTACGCCCGCGTCGAAGTCGCCCGCAGCAACATCCGGAAGGTCGTCCTCCTGGGCCCGGTTCAACAGGACCCTCCCCGGGGGATCGCCCTGACCGGCTACGAAGCCTTCAGCACCCCCTTGGGTGACGTCCCCGTCGACCAACAGGCAGCCCGAGCCCTGGCCGAAGCCCTGCCCGAGATCGTGCACACCGACGACGAAGCCCACCGAAGGGAGATCTCCCTGGAGGTACAGCTCCCCTTCCTGCAGGAGGTCCTCGACGAGTTCACGTTCGTCCCCCTCGCCGTGGGCCGGGCCATTCCCGTCGAGGTCGCCGCCGTTCTCGACCTGCTCTGGGGCGGTGAGGAGACCCTGGTCGTGGCCAGCTCAGCATTGTCCAGGTCGCTACGCCAAGAAGAAGCCCGCGCCGTCGACGAGGTCACCATCGGGCAGATCCTCGACGGGCGCGGCGCGTTGACCGCCGAACAGGCCAGCGGAGCCACCCCGGTCAACGGCCTCCTCCTGGCCGTCCAGAATCACCGGCTGATTCCCGAGCTGCTCGACACCAGCAACTCCGGAGACACCGGGGGCGACCCCCTGAAGGTCACCGGCCACGCATCCTTCGTCTTCCGACCCTCGAACGACTGA
- a CDS encoding methyl-accepting chemotaxis protein, which produces MYQSSVPEESQAGGQGPSPQGRRLGLRTKILSIGLTGVVVAAGLTFLSMWSLNSIASTTSELENAYETRTAVVRVDQFVSEMNGQQNAYVLDIAAKGSAAVEPSNEARKSYLEAMAGLNDRLNQLTNMVRTEEGSKLLTEIQAQAKAFTANDDKIVSLAKANGANSFKEATELATTGSAQSMNPLSDATTKLNDLAKKRVDDSRADLASARNLATYLSIGMVLVAGIILVFLSLRISGAILTAVRKVLQSVQAMDAGDLRVSADVQSADEIGDMARALDQSRESMRNVLRRVGEASSTVAAASEELTATAGQMRASATLSSERAGAAAGSAADVSNNVQTVAAGTEEMTASIREISKNTTDAAGVAASAVQVADRTNSTVAKLGDSSVEIGNVVKVITTIAEQTNLLALNATIEAARAGEAGKGFAVVANEVKDLAQETAKATEDISHRVEQIQIDTEAAVAAISEISAIIAQINDTQATIASAVEEQTATTNEMSRNVSDAASGAGQIAGYVDEVSQAAADTNGAVEDTSAAAQELASRSHELQSLIGRFQY; this is translated from the coding sequence ATGTACCAATCATCCGTGCCGGAGGAGTCGCAGGCCGGAGGGCAGGGCCCTTCGCCACAGGGACGACGGTTGGGATTGCGCACCAAGATTCTGTCGATCGGTCTGACCGGTGTGGTCGTGGCCGCAGGGTTGACCTTCCTCTCGATGTGGTCGCTCAACTCGATCGCGTCCACTACCAGCGAACTGGAGAACGCTTACGAGACCCGGACAGCTGTCGTCCGGGTCGATCAGTTCGTCTCGGAGATGAACGGCCAGCAGAACGCCTACGTGCTGGACATCGCAGCGAAGGGCAGCGCGGCGGTGGAGCCGAGCAACGAAGCGCGTAAGAGTTACCTGGAAGCCATGGCCGGGTTGAACGACCGGTTGAACCAGCTGACGAACATGGTTCGTACCGAGGAGGGGAGTAAGCTCCTCACCGAGATCCAGGCCCAGGCGAAAGCCTTCACCGCGAACGACGACAAGATCGTCTCCCTGGCGAAGGCCAATGGCGCGAACAGTTTCAAGGAGGCCACTGAGCTGGCCACCACTGGTTCTGCCCAGTCGATGAATCCATTGAGCGATGCCACCACCAAACTGAACGATCTGGCGAAGAAACGGGTCGATGACAGCCGGGCCGATCTGGCCTCCGCGCGGAACCTGGCGACTTATCTCTCGATAGGCATGGTGCTGGTTGCCGGCATCATCCTGGTCTTCCTGTCCTTGCGGATCAGCGGTGCCATCCTGACCGCTGTCCGTAAGGTATTGCAGAGCGTGCAGGCGATGGACGCCGGTGACCTTCGAGTCTCCGCCGATGTGCAGAGCGCCGATGAGATCGGCGACATGGCTCGAGCACTGGACCAGAGCCGGGAGTCGATGCGGAACGTTCTCCGCCGGGTCGGCGAGGCCTCGTCCACCGTGGCTGCCGCCAGTGAAGAACTCACCGCCACGGCCGGTCAGATGCGGGCCTCGGCGACATTGTCCTCGGAGCGAGCAGGAGCAGCAGCGGGCTCGGCCGCCGACGTGTCGAACAATGTGCAGACGGTCGCCGCCGGTACCGAGGAGATGACGGCGTCGATCCGGGAGATCTCGAAGAACACCACCGACGCGGCTGGGGTCGCGGCCAGCGCTGTACAGGTCGCCGACCGTACGAATTCCACGGTCGCAAAGCTGGGCGATTCCAGCGTGGAGATCGGCAATGTCGTCAAGGTCATCACGACCATCGCGGAGCAGACGAACCTGTTGGCCCTGAATGCGACGATCGAAGCAGCCCGGGCCGGTGAAGCCGGTAAGGGCTTCGCCGTGGTCGCCAATGAGGTGAAGGACCTCGCGCAGGAGACCGCCAAGGCCACGGAGGACATCTCCCACCGGGTCGAGCAGATCCAGATCGACACCGAAGCCGCAGTCGCGGCGATCAGCGAGATCTCGGCGATCATCGCCCAGATCAACGACACCCAGGCCACGATCGCCTCGGCGGTGGAGGAGCAGACGGCCACCACCAACGAGATGAGTCGCAATGTCTCCGATGCAGCGAGCGGAGCAGGCCAGATCGCCGGCTATGTCGACGAAGTCTCCCAAGCGGCGGCCGACACCAACGGCGCTGTCGAGGACACCTCGGCAGCAGCTCAGGAACTGGCTTCCCGTTCACATGAATTGCAGTCGCTGATCGGACGTTTCCAGTACTGA
- a CDS encoding ABC transporter ATP-binding protein yields MMVQACSLGVVIDGSQVFDGVDLTCEPGTMTALIGPSGCGKTTLLHCLGLVQQVTTGQVVIDGVDATGWQESRRRRFWRQDAAFVLQDYGIMEDENVGFNVTMRASPLSGKTRGDRGRLADVLSEVGLVGREDEQASHLSGGEKQRLAVARAIYRKARIIYVDEPTASLDHENRSAVIRLFQERAETGCTVLIATHDKEMIDCCTTSYLVDRRAAAGLTVGESSPGRVLRCSGRADPQLRTARQQAERI; encoded by the coding sequence ATGATGGTGCAAGCATGTTCCCTCGGGGTCGTGATCGACGGTTCGCAGGTCTTCGACGGGGTAGATCTGACCTGCGAACCGGGCACGATGACCGCGCTGATCGGTCCGAGCGGGTGCGGAAAAACCACCTTGTTGCACTGCCTGGGGTTGGTGCAGCAGGTCACGACGGGGCAGGTCGTCATCGACGGGGTGGACGCCACCGGATGGCAGGAATCGCGGCGGCGTCGCTTCTGGCGGCAGGACGCAGCTTTCGTGTTGCAGGACTACGGGATCATGGAGGACGAGAACGTCGGATTCAACGTGACCATGCGGGCGAGCCCGCTCAGCGGGAAAACCCGTGGCGACCGAGGGCGATTGGCCGATGTTCTCAGTGAGGTCGGCCTCGTCGGAAGAGAAGACGAACAGGCGTCCCATCTCAGCGGCGGGGAGAAACAGCGCCTCGCAGTCGCCCGGGCGATCTACCGGAAAGCCCGGATCATCTACGTCGACGAGCCGACCGCGTCCTTGGACCACGAGAACCGCAGTGCGGTCATCCGACTCTTCCAAGAACGAGCGGAGACCGGGTGCACCGTCCTGATCGCGACCCACGACAAAGAGATGATCGACTGCTGCACCACGAGCTACCTCGTCGATCGAAGAGCAGCGGCCGGACTCACCGTTGGAGAAAGTTCTCCAGGACGAGTCCTTCGGTGTTCCGGTCGAGCTGACCCGCAGTTGAGGACCGCACGACAACAGGCGGAGCGAATCTGA